The following proteins are co-located in the Xiphophorus maculatus strain JP 163 A chromosome 8, X_maculatus-5.0-male, whole genome shotgun sequence genome:
- the nkx6-1 gene encoding homeobox protein Nkx-6.1 gives MLAVGQMDGSRQSAFLLSTPPLAALHSMTEMKTPLYPAYPLSTCPNSSTSPATTSPNPGGMAVSSPGIKSSTGLSSGLGSPQQCSSATPHGINDILNRPVVSSAGTTAVVAAAAAAASSSAGILSGLPRFSSLSPPPPPGLYFSPSAAAVAVARYPKPLADLPGRTPIFWPGVMQSPHWRDARFACSPHQNSVLLDKDGKRKHTRPTFSGQQIFALEKTFEQTKYLAGPERARLAYSLGMTESQVKVWFQNRRTKWRKKHAAEMASAKKKQDSETERLKGTSDNEEEDDDYNKPLDPNSDDEKITQLLKKHKPGSALLMHTSENDSS, from the exons ATGCTAGCGGTGGGTCAGATGGACGGGTCCCGACAGAGCGCCTTCCTCCTCAGCACTCCACCTCTGGCAGCTCTGCACAGCATGACCGAGATGAAGACCCCCCTGTACCCGGCCTATCCCCTCTCCACCTGTCCCAACTCCTCCACCTCTCCCGCCACCACATCTCCCAACCCAGGCGGCATGGCCGTGTCTTCCCCCGGGATCAAGAGTTCCACCGGGCTGTCCTCGGGCCTCGGCTCCCCGCAGCAGTGCTCCTCTGCAACTCCGCACGGAATTAACGACATCCTCAACCGGCCGGTCGTCTCCTCAGCTGGCACCACGGCGGTCGTAGCTGCTGCAGCCGCCGCCGCCTCCTCATCTGCTGGGATTCTGTCAGGACTGCCCAGGTTCAGCAGCCTCAGCCCGCCGCCACCTCCCGGACTTTACTTCAGCCCCAGCGCGGCGGCTGTGGCCGTGGCCCGGTACCCGAAGCCGCTGGCAGATCTCCCGGGAAGGACGCCGATCTTTTGGCCAGGAGTTATGCAAAGTCCGCACTGGAGAGACGCCAGGTTCGCTTGTTCACCCC ATCAGAACTCAGTGTTACTGGACAAAGATGGGAAAAGGAAGCACACTCGGCCCACTTTCTCTGGGCAGCAGATCTTTGCGCTGGAAAAGACTTTTGAACAAACCAAATATCTGGCGGGGCCAGAGAGAGCGCGGCTGGCCTACTCTCTGGGGATGACCGAGAGCCAAGTGAAG GTGTGGTTCCAGAACAGAAGGACCAAGTGGAGGAAGAAGCACGCAGCGGAAATGGCCTCCGCGAAGAAGAAGCAGGACTCGGAGACGGAGCGGCTCAAAGGAACGTCGGACAACGAGGAGGAGGACGACGACTACAACAAACCTCTGGACCCGAACTCGGACGATGAAAAGATCACACAGctgctgaaaaaacacaaaccggGCTCTGCGCTGCTGATGCACACATCTGAAAACGACAGCTCTTAA